Part of the Peromyscus maniculatus bairdii isolate BWxNUB_F1_BW_parent chromosome 23, HU_Pman_BW_mat_3.1, whole genome shotgun sequence genome is shown below.
GAATACACCCTGTTTATGTAAATGTCCTAAGCCGAAGATGCGGAGAATCCAACGGGACAAGATTCCCAGGACTATTTTTAGACCATAGATGCAATCTGTGCTTCTCAGGAACGACCGGGTCTCTTCAGGGACATGATTGCCTTTCCCTAGCTTATCCATAGCTTATCCCGAATCTTTTACCCTTGCGGGAAAGGGCACGGGTTGGGCAGTTGCTGGCATCCctctggagggaggtggaggTGAGGGGACAAGAGCGGGCTACTCAAGGACTCTTGCCAAGACGCTGGCAGCCCCAAGGCCAGGGCTGGATGCGCGACGCAGGAAGCCATCTGGGAGCCGGGAAGAACGGTTGCGGCAACGCTTTCTAGGGAGCCAAGCGTCAGAGGCCCTGAGGCCGTTTCCGGGCACTGGCGAGTGACCGGTGCTGCCGAGGGTGGCAAGTAGTGGCAGGCAGTGGCCTTCCTCCGTATCTGGGCTCCAACAGTGACAAGCCCGGGCCTGGCGCTGCCCCTTGTTCCTTCCCCTCCCGTGCGCAGCATGCGGGAGACAAGCCTGCGCCACAGGCACCGCCAGGCGCTTGCCCGGGTGGACCCAGCAAACACCAGGAGGGCGCAGGGATAGCTGGTTTGCATTTGGTGGGAACAATTAATAGTTTACTTACGAATTCgtcaaggaaggaaaaaaagattgaaaatgagaaagaaccAGACAGTCCAAGGATTCGAGGACAGGGTGTTTGGACCCCATTGGTAACCAGACAGCTCACcgcaggtcacacacacacacacacacacacacacacacacacacactggggggagggggtgtgctTCGCTCCTCACCTCCCCCATTGTCACTGTCCCTAACGAAAACATTCGAGCCCAGCAGGCGAATGTTCCTGTAAAGGGACCTCAGCACAAGGCTCAGCCTGGAAATCGGGAGCCCATTTCTGAGCTTGTCATTCACCTTTGTAACTGCGTCTGTGGATCGGTTTTAAAAAACCTATTCTGTGCCTTCATCTTTAAAGCTGCTGGTAGTTTAACGAAGGGAGGAGCGAGGAAAACACTCATTGGATGCATAAcctttactcatttttaaagcaACGCCTTTTCAAGTTGAGTCACAGAATGTCagttccaacttaaaaaaaaaatggagattccCCGACCCCCAAAAGTGTTTACTCTGAGACAAAAGTAGATGGAGACTTCCACAGTCAGCTGGGGAAGAAGCAAGAAGAGAACATCTGGAAAAACCGTGTTCAATAAACAGAGAGACTGGAGTGAGCAGGTGCTTCAGGGAGAAAGCAGTATGGAATGTGGTCCGCACTGTAGCAGCCTGAGAACCTGATTGATCTGGTATCGTGGTATTATGGTGTGTATAGGGTGGGGAGTTCTCAGTCCCTGAATCCTGATAGCTGGTTTTGTACTGGGGATGTTTCCAGGGTGGCACCAACAGACATAGTAATAATTAACATCTGTACAGACTGCTGGATGTTGCAAAGATCAGACGTAGTGTagttttatttaactctgtgaggccTCAGGAGGATCTCCAATCCTCTCTGGTCTTTGGGAAATAGAAGCTTGTGCAGACTCTAAGtgctgccatcaccaccaccaccatcaccaccaccaccaccaccaccaccaccaccatattctccaccaccaccaccaccaccaccaccaccaccaccaccaccaccaccatattctccaccaccaccaccaccaccaccaccatattctcctcctcctccaccaccaccaccaccaccaccaccaccaccaccaccaccaccacgctgcTTCAGGTAAGGCACCCTGGATACGAATTGAGAGAGAGACAGGTTTGTCTGCGTTCTTCCCGCACTGGCCACATAAAACCTACCTCATAGGCTTTCCTTGGAAGAGATTTACATATGATAAACAAAGGTCATTCCAGGCAGGAGACAATGGTGAGTGAACACTGGCTAACAGGAGGCCACTGGTAATAATTTCTAGGGTGAGCCTGAGATACTAACTCCCCCCAGTGCTTCCCAGCCTGTGAGACCCCTTAAATCTTTCCCTTCCAAAAGCTCTGGTCAGTTTCTGTTCTTATCTGCCACATAGAAATCAAAGGAGTTGCCCAGTGCTCCCAGTATCCACACACTAATTTTTGGAACAAAGGAGAAAGATACGTTATTGTGATTATTAGTTTAACTTTCATCCAATGAGTAAAAACATTCTAAAAAGTGTTCTAAAGccacacatttctcctttttctcaacACCCTTATTTTCTTTGACCTTCTGGCTGTGAGACTGTATTTTGGACAGAACAGCAGGACAAAGCTGTATCCCCTGCATTGGATCACAATGCTTGGTGGTCCCTCCAGGAGAGGAATAAGGCAGCTGTGACTCTCCTAAGCTCGGGCATCCCAGCCCACAATGCCCTGCCACAGATTCTGGAAGCTTCCCTTAGCTGGAGAGGACCCGGTACCCGGTATGCTTAAGAGGAAAGCAAGCTTCCTTTGCCAGCTGAGACCACATCTGCTTCTGCTGGCAGCTGCGAGCAGCTGGAGCACCTCCTTGCTGCTCTGGATGGACACTTGGGTCCATTGTAGCCTAGCGTGCTGGACAGGTGTCAGACTCTGGGGAACCCTATAGAAAGAGCAATCGACTTCCTTCCCGGAGATGTTAGTTGAGTGGGTTGCGGCAGGCAGGGCCTGGTGCTGTTGCTGGGGTCAATTCATGCATTATTGCATCTTCCTTTGTGTGAGTGGATTGCCATTGAGTAGAGAGGCTCAAAGATCCCCAAGCTCCCAGTGAAGTAGAAGTTTGAGCAGTGCCCCCGCCCCACCTGGCAGAACTCTGCCCGACAGACAGCTGAGAGAACCCACCAGAAACTCTTGCTCTTCCTGGGGATTCGGGTTTTAAATGAGTGGGTTGCATTACTGAGATCAGTCTTGTCTACGTGGGACTCAGAAAGGACACTTTCACGCTACGGTGGGCGGAGACAGGCTGGGTTAGGTGGGTAACCCACTCCCCAGCTGCAGGCACCGCAAATGTGGGACAGAGGCTAGGCCCTGAAGCTGGAACAAACAGCAGGACCTTTGAGCAGGGAGGGAGCCATGTCCGTGATCTGTGGGTTTAAGGAGTGCCTCATCTGCCTAGTGGGGAGTCCGCCCCTTCCGGTAGCCTACAGTTCCTTCAGAGTCCCTGCCCAGGCCACCAGCCTGGATCCTGAAAAGGGACCCTCTTCAAGGAATGTAGAATGGCCTCTTACACTGTCGGTAACAAAGACCCATCCCTTTGATAACCAGGTTGGCTGTCTGGGAAGTCTTCCTGTGGCTTTATTTACcgggatcccccccccccccgttcccacTCTCCTGGCAGCTCACGCCTCTGCAACACGAAGGGTTGGTGACTGAGATATTACGTGGAAGACAGCCACCTGGGCGCAGTGGGGGACACCCAGAGCTGTCCTTCCCTGCTAGTCTCAGCTCAGACTAAAAAACTCCAAGAAAGCTGCTAAGCTGCTAAGTACGGGAGCCTGGAGAGGGACTTCCGGTGCCACTCTGCTCTGTTTTATGCCAGAGCTGTGGGCCAGCACTCTGTCTGGAGGATGCGTTTCAGCCCAGAGGGCATGTCTAGAGGACAGGCGAGGCCCGCCAACCTGCCAACCTGCTAGAACTGTCCCAGTGGACAGACGTTCAGGCTTCATTTGCTACCTCCTTCCCAAGTCAGATCATTCTCACAGCCTGTCCCTTTGGGGGACCCAGCTGGGCCTTTTTTAGGCTGAGAGGGGAACCCATGCACGGAGGAGAAGGAGGCTTAGCAACATTTGCACTCTGAAGAACTTGTCAAAGGACACCTTTTATCagcccccttctcctctccaaaCAGCCCAGACGGCCGCTGCCACCACCGTGCTCGGGCTGCTCCGGCTGGGGTGCCCAGGTTTTGCCAGGAGGAAAACCAGTCCTTGTTAGTATCACTTCCTTTCCTGGATTCAAGCACCCCAAATAAAACTCAGGCTCCCCTGTTGCTTGGCCCTAGGGGAGCAGAGTAACCCCATCTGCTTCCCTACCAGCACCCAAGCTGGAGTCCTTTTTCTGTGGCAGAGCTGGGACACAGCTGGGAAACCGGGTCAATTAGCCAGCGGCTGGCAGCCCGGGCCATAAAAACTCAGGAAGTAGCCACTGCGACAGGGCCGAGGGAATGGCTGTCCCTAATAAAGTGATTGTTTCAAAGAAATGCCAGAATGCAGGCGTTCTAAAGACACAGGCTGAGCCCCAGTCTGGGCCTGGGCTCCCAGAGCATGCATCTGGGAGGGGACGTGGAGGATGGAAAGAGGTATGGAGTCCCAGGAAGGGGAGGACGATGCTCCCAAGATCAAAAGTCTGCAGCGCCCACTACTTAACCTCCCACATTCCGGCCGCCCCGTGGAGACCGTGGACACTCCTTTCTGCTCTCGCAGAAAGTCTGTGATagggttttatatttatttccagGTTTGTTTCTTGGAAAGTGAGATGGCACTCTTGTTTCTGCTAGGTACCCACCCAGGAGGGTTTAAGGAGGGCTATCCCTGGACTCTTGAGGGACAGCCACAcccctcaccgcccccccccccttttaactTTCCTCACAAAACACAAAGGGTAGGAAGAATGTACAAACACCTACAGTTGTAGGAGATACATGAGGTGGGGACCAAAGGAGATAAAGGACCCTGGAAAGTGcccccctcgtgtgtgtgtgtgtgtgtgtgtgtgtgtgtgtgtgtgtgtgtgtgtaaccacgAATACCCAGGGAAGCACTTGACCAGAGAACCCACAGGGGCAGGGCTCCAGGAAGGAATGCAATGGGTCCCCTTGGGTTCCAGCCACCACTGGCCAGAGGAGAGTGGAGATGCCCAGCGTGGGCAGTTTGTGACCTCGTGTCTGAAGTAGCAGCCCCAACATCACAGAGCCGCATGCCTGGTGCAGTCAGGTGGCCTTCTCCCATCTCAAAGGCTCTGCTGTGGAGCCCTTCAGGTCTCCATGTGAGCATTGGCTGCTCACTAGCAATAGTTAGTAGTGACAGCAACCTCTTCGTTCCCTGGGATGAAAACGAATTTCTGTAGAGTTTTACATTGTAAAGGAGAAAGTGCTGTTTTAAACTAATTTAATGTTTTCAAAGATTTGTgtattattttatgggtatgagtgttttgtctgtgtgcatctgtctgCACCActcatgtgcctggtgcccagagaggtaaaaagagggcgtcagatccccttgggcaggagttatggacagttgtgagccaccaggtggatactgggaattgaacacgggtcctctgaagagcagccagtgctcttaacggcttagacatctctccaggccccaggagaaagtgtttttaaGACATAGGCGTGATGTAAGACAACAGTAACTGGGTAGCTGTTAACAGAAATATGCTCCTTGATGTTTCAACTCGTAAATAGTTTTAATAAAAGTACAAGTGTAAATGGTTGAAATTTACCGAGATCCTAACCATCCCTTCAGACCCCACCAATTACAGCCTGCCTTGCGAGGTAAGCCATTGCCAAACATATCGTGGCTTTGTAGAGGTATTCGGTTCTTTAATGcaatactttttaaatgaattgcttTAATTGAACTCAAATCCTAAGTGTGAGACGAATTCGAGGACGCAACCTGGAGCTAGGACTATCTTTTATCTTTGGCAAGGAAATAAACGCAGTGCTTGAAATTTGGGACGGCGGCGGTTAGTCTCATCCTGCCtcttggagaggaaaagaacaGCCCTGGTCTTAATTCCACAAGTCACCTCCTCGGTTGGTCAGAAATGTCCTCCAAACGatggcttcttttttctcttctctttgggAACGAGAGTTTCTTGACCGCCTCCTCCCTGCGATTACGTGAACAGGACTGCTCCCGTCTCTAAACCCAGATTCCCACCAAGATTGCTTTCTCTCCTCAAGGCTCTTGCAAGTCCCTTGATTTCATTCTTTGAACCTGTGATTGGAGGTTTAAAGTGCATCAGGTTGGAAGGAGGAAGCTCTTTAACAATAAAGGATTGAATATTTAGCTGTGATCTGGTTGCTGCCCTCTCtggagctcccccccccccgccttatcttttaaaatgcaaatcgtGTTTCTGGGGGGTTGTGAGCGCTGTGCGCTGCGCCTCGACGTCTCCAGCCATTGGTGTCTGTGTCATTACTAATAGAGTCTTGTAAACACTCGTTAATCACGTAAGGCTGCTGCTGGCCTGGGACTCCGCAAGCCAACCTGTGGCGGGTCTTCCCCGCCTCCGCAGCCTAGTGGCAAGGaggtgggaggaaaggaggaagagagggaggaggcaggacagagggagggactGCCCGGGAGGCAGGAGCGCCGCAAGGAGCCTAGCGGAGCACCGTGAGCTGAGGTGCAGCCAGCCACCCGCAGCTCCCTGCGCTGCGCCCCCTCATCCATAGCCCTCTGAGCCCCGCGCCCCTGGCAGCTTCCAGCGTTCGTCCCCAGGCAGCATGGTGAGGTCTGTTCTGGGTCCCTCGCCACCATGTACGTGAGCTACCTCCTAGACAAGGACGTGAGCATGTACCCCAGCTCCGTGCGCCACTCCGGCGGCCTCAACCTGGCGCCGCAGAACTTTGTCAGCCCCCCGCAGTACCCGGACTACGGTGGTTACCACGTGGCGGctgcggcggctgcggcggcgaaCTTGGACAGCGCTCAGTCGCCAGGGCCATCCTGGCCCGCTGCATACGGAGCCCCTCTCCGCGAGGACTGGAACGGCTACGCGCCTGGGGGCGCTGCCGCGGCCAACGCGGTAGCCCACGGCCTCAACGGGGGCTCCCCGGCCGCCGCTATGGGCTACAGCAGCCCCGCCGACTACCACGCTCACCACCACCCGCATCACCACCCGCACCATCCGGCCGCAGCGCCGTCCTGCGCCTCGGGCTTGCTGCAGACGCTCAACCCCGGCCCTCCGGGGCCCACAGCCACCCCCGCCGCTGAGCAGCTGTCCCCCGGCGGCCAGCGGAGAAACCTGTGCGAGTGGATGCGGAAGCCGGCGCAGCCGTCCCTGGGAAGCCAAGGTAAGCGGTGCCGGGGCGCGCCCCAGGTCCCGCGCGCACCGGGGCTGTCCCGGGCGGTCTGCgagcagtggaggaggaggagcaaggggAAAACACAGGGATGGACTCCTGGTGGGGGGCGCTTTCACCGACTGCGGTCCCAGAAGTGCGTGTTTTGTGCCTCGCACACTAGGGTTTGTTTAGGGCAGAGGAACGGTTTCCTCTTTCTAACAGTTCCTTCTTGGCAACCTCGGGATACCTTCAAAAGCTCCCGGCAATGTCGTAAGCACTGTCGGCCGCGAGCTGAATCACGTCCTGGAGTTCGCTGCTGCCGCAGGCATTCCTAACACAGCTCCCAGCCGAGAAGAGGGGTCCTCGGATTCCCCTTACCGTGGCTACACTACTTAGCTCCCCACTGTCCTTCCTCCACCTGAGGTACCCCGAAAAGGGTAGTGTGGAGGCTGCGCCAGGACCGGTTTGGCCATTAGGGCCAATTCGAGCGGTCAGCGCTGCTGCGAGCAGAGACTGGACGCTACTGTGCGCCGCCGTCACCGCCGGAGCCAAGGCGCTGGCCCCAGGAGCCTAAGGGGAAGGGGGCGCTCCAGGATCCCTGACCCTTCCTTCTGCTAAGCAAAATCTCCCACGGAAGTCCTCTCCTGTCATCACAGAGAGccaggagcagggggaggaaaCCCTGAACGGACTCGGCTTCTTCAGACGTGGGGCATTTTTTTCTCGAACCTTCCGCGAGTTGTGTGTTCCAGACTCGGGAGATAATTCCACTAAAGACCCTAGATTTGCCGGACTGTGGGACTCGCTGGCGCCGGCTCTGCCCTTTGTGAGGTCCCGATGTGTATGGGGAGTGGGGAAAGTGTGACAGGGGAGTGGTATCGGAGCCCCCTTTTTGTTCCGCCaaccttctccagctcctggctTCCGCTTCCCTCGGTTGGTTTCTTGTCACTACAGCCGGGCCACATGCAGGTTATGGCCACTTTGCGGAGGTTTATGGCCAATTACAGCCGTATAAATCAGAGCGGCACTTGGGGGCCTGTCTCTGGACTCTCCTGCGTCACTGCGCACACCCCAGGAGCGTTCCTGGTGGGCGATGCCGTCGGAGAGAAGCCTCCAGATTAGCCTCCACTGGGCTTTGGCTTGGTCATTTCCAAGAGGACTTACTCCCAGACCTGAGCTTACCCGCCCCCCCCAAACCTTCCCTTCCAACAAGCCTGCCTGAAGGACAGTGGGCGGGGGTCTTAGACCTACGAAAGACCTTTAGCGTGCAGGGGGTGGGTGGTCCGAGACTGGGGTCCTGGGCGGGGGAGGATAACCTCAGGATCCCAGGCCGCGGGGTCAGCAGATGAGAGGCCGCTGTGAAGTCCCGCGCCGAGGTGGCAAGGCCGCTGTCGGCGCCGGGCGCCCTTGTGATGTTAATATGGGGAGGCTGTGGCCCGCAGCGCCGGAGCCCTACTTCTCTGCAGAGCGTCATCTGTCAAGGGGCAGAGGCGTGTACGCCGCCCGGTCGGCTTTGATGTACACCTTTTCAGGCCGGCCATTGTCTCTTTTAGGGCCCGGAAAGAGGGTGGTGACTTTCGCAGTCAATAATGAATTCTGACAACTCCTTCTCATCCCTCCCCTCTTCCAGCCCCCCTCCTTGGTTCCCAGGGGGTGCGGGGCCTCTCCTCCAAGGCCCTTGGGGGCGAGGACCTCAGAGCGCGCAGAGTCCTTATCATTGCGTTCCTCGGCCTGCGCGTTATGCTGAACCCGCAGCATCCATCCTAGGGCTTGGACCGCCGAGGGGAACTGTCCTGCGCCTCACTTCCCAGCTCTGATGGCTTCACGCAGGACTCCAAGTGCTGCGCTGTTCCGGCTGCGCACCCGGGTCGGGTTCTGTCGTCCTCTGTGGAGTGGGGCACTCGCGAGTGGGTTTCAGGCCGTAGCTGGTGTGAACGCTCAGGATGTGTTGGATCCCTTTTCTTCCAGAGCAGGCGCGGGGTCGGGGCCGCAGCGCCCATTCAAATGCGCCTGCGGGGCTGTGTTTATGTTAATGCGCCT
Proteins encoded:
- the Cdx2 gene encoding homeobox protein CDX-2 isoform X1, with amino-acid sequence MYVSYLLDKDVSMYPSSVRHSGGLNLAPQNFVSPPQYPDYGGYHVAAAAAAAANLDSAQSPGPSWPAAYGAPLREDWNGYAPGGAAAANAVAHGLNGGSPAAAMGYSSPADYHAHHHPHHHPHHPAAAPSCASGLLQTLNPGPPGPTATPAAEQLSPGGQRRNLCEWMRKPAQPSLGSQVKTRTKDKYRVVYTDHQRLELEKEFHYSRYITIRRKAELAATLGLSERQVKIWFQNRRAKERKINKKKLQQQQQQQQPPPPAPPPPQPAQPQPGALRSVPEPLSPVSSLQGSVPGSVSGVLGPAGGVLNPTVTQ
- the Cdx2 gene encoding homeobox protein CDX-2 isoform X2, with amino-acid sequence MYVSYLLDKDVSMYPSSVRHSGGLNLAPQNFVSPPQYPDYGGYHVAAAAAAAANLDSAQSPGPSWPAAYGAPLREDWNGYAPGGAAAANAVAHGLNGGSPAAAMGYSSPADYHAHHHPHHHPHHPAAAPSCASGLLQTLNPGPPGPTATPAAEQLSPGGQRRNLCEWMRKPAQPSLGSQVKTRTKDKYRVVYTDHQRLELEKEFHYSRYITIRRKAELAATLGLSERLKFGFRTAEPRKGKSTRRNCNSSSSSSSRRRRHPLRPSRRSLSQAP